The Heyndrickxia acidicola sequence CAAATACTATTTTTACGCGGAAAGGTGTCAATGCAACCGCCTTTTCGCGATATGGATAAACTTTTAGGAGGTTTCTTCATGAGGAACAAAGCTAAGGGCTTTCCATATGGGAACGATAACAAGTTTGAAGGCGAGCCGCGTGCAAAAGCAGAGTATGCATCCAAACGGGCAGATGGTTCCATCAATACCCATCCTCAGGAACGCATGAGAGCATCCAGCCAGCGTGATCAAGATTCGGCAGATCTTTTTTAAGTATTTTCCGAAGAACTTACACACTTGATGGAAAGGGGCTTTTGCAATGGGCAGAGAGCAAAACACTCACTTAAACAGAAGTGCCAGTCCTTTTAACAGGGGATGGTACAGGCCAAAGCACGGGTATTCACAGGCAAATGGCCAAACAACCCAGACACAAAACTTGATTATCCTCAAGCG is a genomic window containing:
- a CDS encoding YpzG family protein — protein: MGREQNTHLNRSASPFNRGWYRPKHGYSQANGQTTQTQNLIILKRQTRKQA
- a CDS encoding small, acid-soluble spore protein K, which codes for MRNKAKGFPYGNDNKFEGEPRAKAEYASKRADGSINTHPQERMRASSQRDQDSADLF